In Camelus ferus isolate YT-003-E chromosome 5, BCGSAC_Cfer_1.0, whole genome shotgun sequence, one genomic interval encodes:
- the ERFE gene encoding erythroferrone isoform X6, producing the protein MRSTGEGGEATASACSRSPLPPLYPLPRTPFPILLPRFPNLCPAQHPLQCPLPSPHTTPVQRLPSPHPAPPAAAQHPLPSPHPPPSLPAAARAGAGRGRRPGTRALRTRRGIQARYKAPSRRARPRRRSRTSEGPAARMAPVCCPAKALMLMFAGLLAVGLGSPEPDAPSGNRAREEPPPENELPAGSAGRPLEPSSERAHSIDPRDAWMLFVRQSDRGVNSKRGSRGKARKLKLGLPGPPGPPGPQGPPGPIIPPEVLLKEFQLLLKGAVRKRECAEPELCARSPTRVPAAPREEEDEEAAAGGAGLLALLAAPLALGPRAPRVEAAFHCRLRRDASVERRALHELGVYYLPDTEGAFRRGPGLNLTSGQYTAPVAGFYALTATLHRSQSSRGGGHHVPGIACACSSASSPSASTTPPWRLSQGWRAAVSSSLSR; encoded by the exons ATGCGCTCGACAGGAGAGGGCGGTGAGGCCACCGCTAGCGCGTGCTCCCGGagccccctgcctcctctgtaTCCCCTTCCTCGCACCCCCTTCCCGATCCTGCTCCCCCGCTTTCCTAACCTGTGCCCCGCCCAGCATCCCTTGCagtgcccccttccctctccgcACACAACCCCAGTGCAGCGGCTGCCCTCCCCGCACCCCGCACCGCCTGCTGCAGCGCagcaccctcttccctccccgcACCCTCCCCCCTCGCTGCCCGCTGCAGCGCGCGCGGGAGCCGGGAGGGGGCGCCGGCCGGGCACGCGCGCTCTCCGGACCCGGCGGGGGATTCAAGCGCGTTATAAGGCGCCGAGCCGGAGAGCGAGACCCAGACGGCGCTCTCGGACATCAGAGGGACCCGCCGCCCGCATGGCCCCCGTCTGCTGCCCGGCTAAAGCCCTGATGCTCATGTTCGCCGGCCTGCTGGCCGTCGGCCTCGGCTCCCCGGAGCCCGACGCACCCTCGGGGAACCGCGCCCGGGAGGAGCCGCCGCCCGAGAACGAGCTGCCCGCGGGGTCGGCCGGCCGCCCGCTG GAGCCCAGCAGCGAGCGAGCGCACAGCATCGACCCCCGAGATGCCTGGATGCTCTTTGTCAGGCAGAGTGACAGGGGCGTCAACAGCAAGAGGGGGAGCAGAGGCAAGGCCAGGAAGTTGAAG CTCGGCCTGCCGGggcccccagggccccctggCCCCCAGGGTCCTCCAGGCCCCATCATCCCCCCTGAGGTACTGCTCAAGGAGTTCCAGCTGCTGCTGAAAG GCGCGGTGCGCAAGCGCGAGTGCGCGGAGCCCGAGCTCTGCGCGCGCAGCCCCACCCGGGTCCCCGCCGCCCCCCGGGAGGAGGAAGACGAGGAGGCGGCGGCAGGGGGCGCGGgcctgctggccctgctggccgCACCCCTGGCCCTGGGCCCGCGGGCGCCGCGCGTCGAGGCCGCCTTCCACTGCCGCCTGCGTCGGGACGCGTCGGTGGAGCGGCGCGCGCTGCATGAGCTCGGCGTCTACTACCTG CCCGACACTGAGGGCGCCTTCCGCCGCGGCCCGGGCCTGAACCTGACCAGCGGCCAGTACACGGCGCCCGTCGCCGGCTTCTACGCGCTCACCGCCACGCTGCAC CGCTCGCAGAGCAGCCGAGGCGGGGGCCACCACGTCCCCGGGATCGCCTGCGCCTGCTCATCTGCATCCAGTCCCAGTGCCAGCACAACGC CTCCCTGGAGGCTGTCACAGGGCTGGAGAGCAGCAGTGAGCTCTTCACTGTCTCGGTAA
- the ERFE gene encoding erythroferrone isoform X4, with product MRSTGEGGEATASACSRSPLPPLYPLPRTPFPILLPRFPNLCPAQHPLQCPLPSPHTTPVQRLPSPHPAPPAAAQHPLPSPHPPPSLPAAARAGAGRGRRPGTRALRTRRGIQARYKAPSRRARPRRRSRTSEGPAARMAPVCCPAKALMLMFAGLLAVGLGSPEPDAPSGNRAREEPPPENELPAGSAGRPLEPSSERAHSIDPRDAWMLFVRQSDRGVNSKRGSRGKARKLKLGLPGPPGPPGPQGPPGPIIPPEVLLKEFQLLLKGAVRKRECAEPELCARSPTRVPAAPREEEDEEAAAGGAGLLALLAAPLALGPRAPRVEAAFHCRLRRDASVERRALHELGVYYLPDTEGAFRRGPGLNLTSGQYTAPVAGFYALTATLHVALAEQPRRGPPRPRDRLRLLICIQSQCQHNAHSPAPPGEIHACDLVHLPVAHWFRRHPLPALSRHRAGVPQELQKNK from the exons ATGCGCTCGACAGGAGAGGGCGGTGAGGCCACCGCTAGCGCGTGCTCCCGGagccccctgcctcctctgtaTCCCCTTCCTCGCACCCCCTTCCCGATCCTGCTCCCCCGCTTTCCTAACCTGTGCCCCGCCCAGCATCCCTTGCagtgcccccttccctctccgcACACAACCCCAGTGCAGCGGCTGCCCTCCCCGCACCCCGCACCGCCTGCTGCAGCGCagcaccctcttccctccccgcACCCTCCCCCCTCGCTGCCCGCTGCAGCGCGCGCGGGAGCCGGGAGGGGGCGCCGGCCGGGCACGCGCGCTCTCCGGACCCGGCGGGGGATTCAAGCGCGTTATAAGGCGCCGAGCCGGAGAGCGAGACCCAGACGGCGCTCTCGGACATCAGAGGGACCCGCCGCCCGCATGGCCCCCGTCTGCTGCCCGGCTAAAGCCCTGATGCTCATGTTCGCCGGCCTGCTGGCCGTCGGCCTCGGCTCCCCGGAGCCCGACGCACCCTCGGGGAACCGCGCCCGGGAGGAGCCGCCGCCCGAGAACGAGCTGCCCGCGGGGTCGGCCGGCCGCCCGCTG GAGCCCAGCAGCGAGCGAGCGCACAGCATCGACCCCCGAGATGCCTGGATGCTCTTTGTCAGGCAGAGTGACAGGGGCGTCAACAGCAAGAGGGGGAGCAGAGGCAAGGCCAGGAAGTTGAAG CTCGGCCTGCCGGggcccccagggccccctggCCCCCAGGGTCCTCCAGGCCCCATCATCCCCCCTGAGGTACTGCTCAAGGAGTTCCAGCTGCTGCTGAAAG GCGCGGTGCGCAAGCGCGAGTGCGCGGAGCCCGAGCTCTGCGCGCGCAGCCCCACCCGGGTCCCCGCCGCCCCCCGGGAGGAGGAAGACGAGGAGGCGGCGGCAGGGGGCGCGGgcctgctggccctgctggccgCACCCCTGGCCCTGGGCCCGCGGGCGCCGCGCGTCGAGGCCGCCTTCCACTGCCGCCTGCGTCGGGACGCGTCGGTGGAGCGGCGCGCGCTGCATGAGCTCGGCGTCTACTACCTG CCCGACACTGAGGGCGCCTTCCGCCGCGGCCCGGGCCTGAACCTGACCAGCGGCCAGTACACGGCGCCCGTCGCCGGCTTCTACGCGCTCACCGCCACGCTGCACGTGG CGCTCGCAGAGCAGCCGAGGCGGGGGCCACCACGTCCCCGGGATCGCCTGCGCCTGCTCATCTGCATCCAGTCCCAGTGCCAGCACAACGC gcacTCACCCGCCCCTCCGGGTGAAATTCATGCGTGTGATCTTGTCCATCTTCCTGTGGCACACTGGTTCCGAAGGCACCCGCTTCCCGCTCTATCCCGGCACAGAGCTGGTGTCCCGCAGGAGTTGCAGAAGAACAAATGA
- the ERFE gene encoding erythroferrone isoform X2, translating to MRSTGEGGEATASACSRSPLPPLYPLPRTPFPILLPRFPNLCPAQHPLQCPLPSPHTTPVQRLPSPHPAPPAAAQHPLPSPHPPPSLPAAARAGAGRGRRPGTRALRTRRGIQARYKAPSRRARPRRRSRTSEGPAARMAPVCCPAKALMLMFAGLLAVGLGSPEPDAPSGNRAREEPPPENELPAGSAGRPLEPSSERAHSIDPRDAWMLFVRQSDRGVNSKRGSRGKARKLKLGLPGPPGPPGPQGPPGPIIPPEVLLKEFQLLLKGAVRKRECAEPELCARSPTRVPAAPREEEDEEAAAGGAGLLALLAAPLALGPRAPRVEAAFHCRLRRDASVERRALHELGVYYLPDTEGAFRRGPGLNLTSGQYTAPVAGFYALTATLHRSQSSRGGGHHVPGIACACSSASSPSASTTRTHPPLRVKFMRVILSIFLWHTGSEGTRFPLYPGTELVSRRSCRRTNEVQNFPLWFGKPSME from the exons ATGCGCTCGACAGGAGAGGGCGGTGAGGCCACCGCTAGCGCGTGCTCCCGGagccccctgcctcctctgtaTCCCCTTCCTCGCACCCCCTTCCCGATCCTGCTCCCCCGCTTTCCTAACCTGTGCCCCGCCCAGCATCCCTTGCagtgcccccttccctctccgcACACAACCCCAGTGCAGCGGCTGCCCTCCCCGCACCCCGCACCGCCTGCTGCAGCGCagcaccctcttccctccccgcACCCTCCCCCCTCGCTGCCCGCTGCAGCGCGCGCGGGAGCCGGGAGGGGGCGCCGGCCGGGCACGCGCGCTCTCCGGACCCGGCGGGGGATTCAAGCGCGTTATAAGGCGCCGAGCCGGAGAGCGAGACCCAGACGGCGCTCTCGGACATCAGAGGGACCCGCCGCCCGCATGGCCCCCGTCTGCTGCCCGGCTAAAGCCCTGATGCTCATGTTCGCCGGCCTGCTGGCCGTCGGCCTCGGCTCCCCGGAGCCCGACGCACCCTCGGGGAACCGCGCCCGGGAGGAGCCGCCGCCCGAGAACGAGCTGCCCGCGGGGTCGGCCGGCCGCCCGCTG GAGCCCAGCAGCGAGCGAGCGCACAGCATCGACCCCCGAGATGCCTGGATGCTCTTTGTCAGGCAGAGTGACAGGGGCGTCAACAGCAAGAGGGGGAGCAGAGGCAAGGCCAGGAAGTTGAAG CTCGGCCTGCCGGggcccccagggccccctggCCCCCAGGGTCCTCCAGGCCCCATCATCCCCCCTGAGGTACTGCTCAAGGAGTTCCAGCTGCTGCTGAAAG GCGCGGTGCGCAAGCGCGAGTGCGCGGAGCCCGAGCTCTGCGCGCGCAGCCCCACCCGGGTCCCCGCCGCCCCCCGGGAGGAGGAAGACGAGGAGGCGGCGGCAGGGGGCGCGGgcctgctggccctgctggccgCACCCCTGGCCCTGGGCCCGCGGGCGCCGCGCGTCGAGGCCGCCTTCCACTGCCGCCTGCGTCGGGACGCGTCGGTGGAGCGGCGCGCGCTGCATGAGCTCGGCGTCTACTACCTG CCCGACACTGAGGGCGCCTTCCGCCGCGGCCCGGGCCTGAACCTGACCAGCGGCCAGTACACGGCGCCCGTCGCCGGCTTCTACGCGCTCACCGCCACGCTGCAC CGCTCGCAGAGCAGCCGAGGCGGGGGCCACCACGTCCCCGGGATCGCCTGCGCCTGCTCATCTGCATCCAGTCCCAGTGCCAGCACAACGC gcacTCACCCGCCCCTCCGGGTGAAATTCATGCGTGTGATCTTGTCCATCTTCCTGTGGCACACTGGTTCCGAAGGCACCCGCTTCCCGCTCTATCCCGGCACAGAGCTGGTGTCCCGCAGGAGTTGCAGAAGAACAAATGAAGTTCAAAACTTTCCACTCTGGTTTGGAAAGCCCTCCATGGAATAG
- the ERFE gene encoding erythroferrone isoform X1, translating into MRSTGEGGEATASACSRSPLPPLYPLPRTPFPILLPRFPNLCPAQHPLQCPLPSPHTTPVQRLPSPHPAPPAAAQHPLPSPHPPPSLPAAARAGAGRGRRPGTRALRTRRGIQARYKAPSRRARPRRRSRTSEGPAARMAPVCCPAKALMLMFAGLLAVGLGSPEPDAPSGNRAREEPPPENELPAGSAGRPLEPSSERAHSIDPRDAWMLFVRQSDRGVNSKRGSRGKARKLKLGLPGPPGPPGPQGPPGPIIPPEVLLKEFQLLLKGAVRKRECAEPELCARSPTRVPAAPREEEDEEAAAGGAGLLALLAAPLALGPRAPRVEAAFHCRLRRDASVERRALHELGVYYLPDTEGAFRRGPGLNLTSGQYTAPVAGFYALTATLHVALAEQPRRGPPRPRDRLRLLICIQSQCQHNASLEAVTGLESSSELFTVSVNGVLYLQVCAVGSAVGGPGQGRVLVGAQELWVQCPQPPGHLR; encoded by the exons ATGCGCTCGACAGGAGAGGGCGGTGAGGCCACCGCTAGCGCGTGCTCCCGGagccccctgcctcctctgtaTCCCCTTCCTCGCACCCCCTTCCCGATCCTGCTCCCCCGCTTTCCTAACCTGTGCCCCGCCCAGCATCCCTTGCagtgcccccttccctctccgcACACAACCCCAGTGCAGCGGCTGCCCTCCCCGCACCCCGCACCGCCTGCTGCAGCGCagcaccctcttccctccccgcACCCTCCCCCCTCGCTGCCCGCTGCAGCGCGCGCGGGAGCCGGGAGGGGGCGCCGGCCGGGCACGCGCGCTCTCCGGACCCGGCGGGGGATTCAAGCGCGTTATAAGGCGCCGAGCCGGAGAGCGAGACCCAGACGGCGCTCTCGGACATCAGAGGGACCCGCCGCCCGCATGGCCCCCGTCTGCTGCCCGGCTAAAGCCCTGATGCTCATGTTCGCCGGCCTGCTGGCCGTCGGCCTCGGCTCCCCGGAGCCCGACGCACCCTCGGGGAACCGCGCCCGGGAGGAGCCGCCGCCCGAGAACGAGCTGCCCGCGGGGTCGGCCGGCCGCCCGCTG GAGCCCAGCAGCGAGCGAGCGCACAGCATCGACCCCCGAGATGCCTGGATGCTCTTTGTCAGGCAGAGTGACAGGGGCGTCAACAGCAAGAGGGGGAGCAGAGGCAAGGCCAGGAAGTTGAAG CTCGGCCTGCCGGggcccccagggccccctggCCCCCAGGGTCCTCCAGGCCCCATCATCCCCCCTGAGGTACTGCTCAAGGAGTTCCAGCTGCTGCTGAAAG GCGCGGTGCGCAAGCGCGAGTGCGCGGAGCCCGAGCTCTGCGCGCGCAGCCCCACCCGGGTCCCCGCCGCCCCCCGGGAGGAGGAAGACGAGGAGGCGGCGGCAGGGGGCGCGGgcctgctggccctgctggccgCACCCCTGGCCCTGGGCCCGCGGGCGCCGCGCGTCGAGGCCGCCTTCCACTGCCGCCTGCGTCGGGACGCGTCGGTGGAGCGGCGCGCGCTGCATGAGCTCGGCGTCTACTACCTG CCCGACACTGAGGGCGCCTTCCGCCGCGGCCCGGGCCTGAACCTGACCAGCGGCCAGTACACGGCGCCCGTCGCCGGCTTCTACGCGCTCACCGCCACGCTGCACGTGG CGCTCGCAGAGCAGCCGAGGCGGGGGCCACCACGTCCCCGGGATCGCCTGCGCCTGCTCATCTGCATCCAGTCCCAGTGCCAGCACAACGC CTCCCTGGAGGCTGTCACAGGGCTGGAGAGCAGCAGTGAGCTCTTCACTGTCTCGGTAAACGGTGTCCTGTACCTGCAGGTGTGTGCGGTGGGCTCAGCCGTTGGGGGgcctgggcagggaagggtgCTGGTGGGTGCTCAGGAGCTCTGGGTGCAGTGCcctcagcctccaggccacttgcGCTAG
- the ERFE gene encoding erythroferrone isoform X5 has product MRSTGEGGEATASACSRSPLPPLYPLPRTPFPILLPRFPNLCPAQHPLQCPLPSPHTTPVQRLPSPHPAPPAAAQHPLPSPHPPPSLPAAARAGAGRGRRPGTRALRTRRGIQARYKAPSRRARPRRRSRTSEGPAARMAPVCCPAKALMLMFAGLLAVGLGSPEPDAPSGNRAREEPPPENELPAGSAGRPLEPSSERAHSIDPRDAWMLFVRQSDRGVNSKRGSRGKARKLKLGLPGPPGPPGPQGPPGPIIPPEVLLKEFQLLLKGAVRKRECAEPELCARSPTRVPAAPREEEDEEAAAGGAGLLALLAAPLALGPRAPRVEAAFHCRLRRDASVERRALHELGVYYLRSQSSRGGGHHVPGIACACSSASSPSASTTRTHPPLRVKFMRVILSIFLWHTGSEGTRFPLYPGTELVSRRSCRRTNEVQNFPLWFGKPSME; this is encoded by the exons ATGCGCTCGACAGGAGAGGGCGGTGAGGCCACCGCTAGCGCGTGCTCCCGGagccccctgcctcctctgtaTCCCCTTCCTCGCACCCCCTTCCCGATCCTGCTCCCCCGCTTTCCTAACCTGTGCCCCGCCCAGCATCCCTTGCagtgcccccttccctctccgcACACAACCCCAGTGCAGCGGCTGCCCTCCCCGCACCCCGCACCGCCTGCTGCAGCGCagcaccctcttccctccccgcACCCTCCCCCCTCGCTGCCCGCTGCAGCGCGCGCGGGAGCCGGGAGGGGGCGCCGGCCGGGCACGCGCGCTCTCCGGACCCGGCGGGGGATTCAAGCGCGTTATAAGGCGCCGAGCCGGAGAGCGAGACCCAGACGGCGCTCTCGGACATCAGAGGGACCCGCCGCCCGCATGGCCCCCGTCTGCTGCCCGGCTAAAGCCCTGATGCTCATGTTCGCCGGCCTGCTGGCCGTCGGCCTCGGCTCCCCGGAGCCCGACGCACCCTCGGGGAACCGCGCCCGGGAGGAGCCGCCGCCCGAGAACGAGCTGCCCGCGGGGTCGGCCGGCCGCCCGCTG GAGCCCAGCAGCGAGCGAGCGCACAGCATCGACCCCCGAGATGCCTGGATGCTCTTTGTCAGGCAGAGTGACAGGGGCGTCAACAGCAAGAGGGGGAGCAGAGGCAAGGCCAGGAAGTTGAAG CTCGGCCTGCCGGggcccccagggccccctggCCCCCAGGGTCCTCCAGGCCCCATCATCCCCCCTGAGGTACTGCTCAAGGAGTTCCAGCTGCTGCTGAAAG GCGCGGTGCGCAAGCGCGAGTGCGCGGAGCCCGAGCTCTGCGCGCGCAGCCCCACCCGGGTCCCCGCCGCCCCCCGGGAGGAGGAAGACGAGGAGGCGGCGGCAGGGGGCGCGGgcctgctggccctgctggccgCACCCCTGGCCCTGGGCCCGCGGGCGCCGCGCGTCGAGGCCGCCTTCCACTGCCGCCTGCGTCGGGACGCGTCGGTGGAGCGGCGCGCGCTGCATGAGCTCGGCGTCTACTACCTG CGCTCGCAGAGCAGCCGAGGCGGGGGCCACCACGTCCCCGGGATCGCCTGCGCCTGCTCATCTGCATCCAGTCCCAGTGCCAGCACAACGC gcacTCACCCGCCCCTCCGGGTGAAATTCATGCGTGTGATCTTGTCCATCTTCCTGTGGCACACTGGTTCCGAAGGCACCCGCTTCCCGCTCTATCCCGGCACAGAGCTGGTGTCCCGCAGGAGTTGCAGAAGAACAAATGAAGTTCAAAACTTTCCACTCTGGTTTGGAAAGCCCTCCATGGAATAG
- the ERFE gene encoding erythroferrone isoform X3 translates to MRSTGEGGEATASACSRSPLPPLYPLPRTPFPILLPRFPNLCPAQHPLQCPLPSPHTTPVQRLPSPHPAPPAAAQHPLPSPHPPPSLPAAARAGAGRGRRPGTRALRTRRGIQARYKAPSRRARPRRRSRTSEGPAARMAPVCCPAKALMLMFAGLLAVGLGSPEPDAPSGNRAREEPPPENELPAGSAGRPLEPSSERAHSIDPRDAWMLFVRQSDRGVNSKRGSRGKARKLKLGLPGPPGPPGPQGPPGPIIPPEVLLKEFQLLLKGAVRKRECAEPELCARSPTRVPAAPREEEDEEAAAGGAGLLALLAAPLALGPRAPRVEAAFHCRLRRDASVERRALHELGVYYLPDTEGAFRRGPGLNLTSGQYTAPVAGFYALTATLHVALAEQPRRGPPRPRDRLRLLICIQSQCQHNASLEAVTGLESSSELFTVSVNGVLYLQTGQYTSVFLDNASGSSLTVRSGSHFSGVLLGV, encoded by the exons ATGCGCTCGACAGGAGAGGGCGGTGAGGCCACCGCTAGCGCGTGCTCCCGGagccccctgcctcctctgtaTCCCCTTCCTCGCACCCCCTTCCCGATCCTGCTCCCCCGCTTTCCTAACCTGTGCCCCGCCCAGCATCCCTTGCagtgcccccttccctctccgcACACAACCCCAGTGCAGCGGCTGCCCTCCCCGCACCCCGCACCGCCTGCTGCAGCGCagcaccctcttccctccccgcACCCTCCCCCCTCGCTGCCCGCTGCAGCGCGCGCGGGAGCCGGGAGGGGGCGCCGGCCGGGCACGCGCGCTCTCCGGACCCGGCGGGGGATTCAAGCGCGTTATAAGGCGCCGAGCCGGAGAGCGAGACCCAGACGGCGCTCTCGGACATCAGAGGGACCCGCCGCCCGCATGGCCCCCGTCTGCTGCCCGGCTAAAGCCCTGATGCTCATGTTCGCCGGCCTGCTGGCCGTCGGCCTCGGCTCCCCGGAGCCCGACGCACCCTCGGGGAACCGCGCCCGGGAGGAGCCGCCGCCCGAGAACGAGCTGCCCGCGGGGTCGGCCGGCCGCCCGCTG GAGCCCAGCAGCGAGCGAGCGCACAGCATCGACCCCCGAGATGCCTGGATGCTCTTTGTCAGGCAGAGTGACAGGGGCGTCAACAGCAAGAGGGGGAGCAGAGGCAAGGCCAGGAAGTTGAAG CTCGGCCTGCCGGggcccccagggccccctggCCCCCAGGGTCCTCCAGGCCCCATCATCCCCCCTGAGGTACTGCTCAAGGAGTTCCAGCTGCTGCTGAAAG GCGCGGTGCGCAAGCGCGAGTGCGCGGAGCCCGAGCTCTGCGCGCGCAGCCCCACCCGGGTCCCCGCCGCCCCCCGGGAGGAGGAAGACGAGGAGGCGGCGGCAGGGGGCGCGGgcctgctggccctgctggccgCACCCCTGGCCCTGGGCCCGCGGGCGCCGCGCGTCGAGGCCGCCTTCCACTGCCGCCTGCGTCGGGACGCGTCGGTGGAGCGGCGCGCGCTGCATGAGCTCGGCGTCTACTACCTG CCCGACACTGAGGGCGCCTTCCGCCGCGGCCCGGGCCTGAACCTGACCAGCGGCCAGTACACGGCGCCCGTCGCCGGCTTCTACGCGCTCACCGCCACGCTGCACGTGG CGCTCGCAGAGCAGCCGAGGCGGGGGCCACCACGTCCCCGGGATCGCCTGCGCCTGCTCATCTGCATCCAGTCCCAGTGCCAGCACAACGC CTCCCTGGAGGCTGTCACAGGGCTGGAGAGCAGCAGTGAGCTCTTCACTGTCTCGGTAAACGGTGTCCTGTACCTGCAG ACGGGGCAGTACACTTCCGTCTTCCTGGACAACGCCAGCGGCTCCTCCCTCACAGTGCGCAGTGGCTCCCACTTCAGCGGTGTCCTCCTCGGCGTGTGA
- the ERFE gene encoding erythroferrone isoform X7 encodes MRSTGEGGEATASACSRSPLPPLYPLPRTPFPILLPRFPNLCPAQHPLQCPLPSPHTTPVQRLPSPHPAPPAAAQHPLPSPHPPPSLPAAARAGAGRGRRPGTRALRTRRGIQARYKAPSRRARPRRRSRTSEGPAARMAPVCCPAKALMLMFAGLLAVGLGSPEPDAPSGNRAREEPPPENELPAGSAGRPLEPSSERAHSIDPRDAWMLFVRQSDRGVNSKRGSRGKARKLKLGLPGPPGPPGPQGPPGPIIPPEVLLKEFQLLLKGAVRKRECAEPELCARSPTRVPAAPREEEDEEAAAGGAGLLALLAAPLALGPRAPRVEAAFHCRLRRDASVERRALHELGVYYLRSQSSRGGGHHVPGIACACSSASSPSASTTPPWRLSQGWRAAVSSSLSR; translated from the exons ATGCGCTCGACAGGAGAGGGCGGTGAGGCCACCGCTAGCGCGTGCTCCCGGagccccctgcctcctctgtaTCCCCTTCCTCGCACCCCCTTCCCGATCCTGCTCCCCCGCTTTCCTAACCTGTGCCCCGCCCAGCATCCCTTGCagtgcccccttccctctccgcACACAACCCCAGTGCAGCGGCTGCCCTCCCCGCACCCCGCACCGCCTGCTGCAGCGCagcaccctcttccctccccgcACCCTCCCCCCTCGCTGCCCGCTGCAGCGCGCGCGGGAGCCGGGAGGGGGCGCCGGCCGGGCACGCGCGCTCTCCGGACCCGGCGGGGGATTCAAGCGCGTTATAAGGCGCCGAGCCGGAGAGCGAGACCCAGACGGCGCTCTCGGACATCAGAGGGACCCGCCGCCCGCATGGCCCCCGTCTGCTGCCCGGCTAAAGCCCTGATGCTCATGTTCGCCGGCCTGCTGGCCGTCGGCCTCGGCTCCCCGGAGCCCGACGCACCCTCGGGGAACCGCGCCCGGGAGGAGCCGCCGCCCGAGAACGAGCTGCCCGCGGGGTCGGCCGGCCGCCCGCTG GAGCCCAGCAGCGAGCGAGCGCACAGCATCGACCCCCGAGATGCCTGGATGCTCTTTGTCAGGCAGAGTGACAGGGGCGTCAACAGCAAGAGGGGGAGCAGAGGCAAGGCCAGGAAGTTGAAG CTCGGCCTGCCGGggcccccagggccccctggCCCCCAGGGTCCTCCAGGCCCCATCATCCCCCCTGAGGTACTGCTCAAGGAGTTCCAGCTGCTGCTGAAAG GCGCGGTGCGCAAGCGCGAGTGCGCGGAGCCCGAGCTCTGCGCGCGCAGCCCCACCCGGGTCCCCGCCGCCCCCCGGGAGGAGGAAGACGAGGAGGCGGCGGCAGGGGGCGCGGgcctgctggccctgctggccgCACCCCTGGCCCTGGGCCCGCGGGCGCCGCGCGTCGAGGCCGCCTTCCACTGCCGCCTGCGTCGGGACGCGTCGGTGGAGCGGCGCGCGCTGCATGAGCTCGGCGTCTACTACCTG CGCTCGCAGAGCAGCCGAGGCGGGGGCCACCACGTCCCCGGGATCGCCTGCGCCTGCTCATCTGCATCCAGTCCCAGTGCCAGCACAACGC CTCCCTGGAGGCTGTCACAGGGCTGGAGAGCAGCAGTGAGCTCTTCACTGTCTCGGTAA